One window from the genome of Asterias amurensis chromosome 12, ASM3211899v1 encodes:
- the LOC139945071 gene encoding uncharacterized protein, producing MASSRFALDTILKTSLMYFILLRVGVDCRTDAHECFRTCEWPPNPMICRYEFTVEWYYSMSTSCYDCPYNMTDCTRPHCIPINGVPRGIVTINRQFPGPSIQVCEFDTIEVKVNNEMIDEESIAIHWHGIHQRGTPYMDGVPLVTQCPIPYRSSFTYRFQAETVGTHFWHAHGIARSNGAVGSLIIRQAAPAEIHSQLYDYDLQEHVIIMQDWVNQLMIDRFTRIVYGDLELAPDSMLINGKGRYREFIDESSNQSVFTPREVFHVQRGKRYRFRTISNNLMDCLVEVSIDHHNLTIIASDGAPLQPVEAGAYGMSTGERFDFILDASAEIGKYWMRIKGRDCHGFEELALLVYEGAADQPDPPEVEQPYPSEVIVNPFNRKSSEYVKNIIDLSAAVNGTEQVPVPEADETHYMVLELELINNNDYNHPVYNPAFGVKGDLSTYKGVPSPQINRVSFKYPSSPLLTQYQDLSDFEMCSTESVLAYHQERCKNEHCVCTQVLHVELGKVVEIVLVDQGNFENAHAMHIHGYRFQVVAQDTLGEETTLEEVKRLDKAGNITRRTHNVPHKDTVAPLSGGYVIVRFVADNPGWWLFHCHVSFHFTAGMTMVIQVGSDKDLPPVPRNFPRCGGDWHQDDIGSNVPIKPATTPNSASYNGRYPMLSLAVAGCALSTIIGMLA from the exons ATGGCGTCCTCACGCTTTGCGCTAGACACCATCTTGAAAACATCGTTGATGTACTTCATCCTGCTACGTGTTGGAGTTGATTGTCGCACCGATG CTCACGAATGTTTCCGAACATGCGAGTGGCCACCGAACCCAATGATCTGCCGCTATGAGTTTACTGTGGAGTGGTATTACAGCATGTCTACATCGTGTTACGACTGTCCGTACAACATGACCGACTGCACTAGACCGCACTGTATACCCATTAATGGAGTGCCTCGTGGAATTGTCACAATCAACAGGCAGTTTCCCGGACCGAGTATTCAA GTTTGTGAGTTTGACACCATCGAGGTCAAAGTCAACAATGAAATGATCGACGAAGAAAGTATCGCCATTCACTGGCACGGCATTCACCAACGAGGAACACCCTACATGGACGGTGTTCCGCTAGTCACACAATGTCCCATACCCTATCGCTCGAGCTTCACCTACCGTTTCCAAGCCGAAACGGTCGGCACCCATTTCTGGCACGCACACGGGATCGCCCGGTCCAATGGTGCCGTGGGATCTCTCATCATACGGCAAGCCGCTCCTGCCGAAATACACAGCCAGCTGTACGATTATGATTTGCAAGAACATGTCATAATAATGCAGGATTGGGTCAATCAATTGATGATTGATAGATTCACCAGGATTGTCTATGGGGACCTAGAGCTGGCGCCAGATTCTATGTTGATCAATGGAAAAG gtaGATACCGCGAATTCATTGACGAGTCTTCCAACCAGAGCGTCTTTACGCCCCGAGAGGTCTTCCACGTCCAGAGGGGCAAGAGATACAGATTCCGCACCATCAGTAATAACTTGATGGACTGCTTAGTGGAGGTGTCCATCGACCATCACAATCTGACCATCATCGCCAGCGATGGAGCTCCCCTTCAACCGGTGGAAGCCGGGGCGTACGGTATGTCAACCGGGGAAAGATTTGACTTTATCTTAGACGCCAGTGCCGAGATCGGAAAGTACTGGATGCGGATTAAAGGGCGTGACTGCCACGGGTTTGAGGAACTGGCTCTTCTCGTCTATGAGGGGGCAGCGGACCAACCCGACCCACCGGAAGTAGAACAGCCTTATCCATCAGAAGTCATCGTGAATCCTTTCAATAGGAAGAGCTCTGAGTATGTAAAGAATATCATCGACTTAAGCGCAGCAG TGAACGGCACTGAGCAAGTTCCTGTTCCAGAGGCAGATGAaactcattacatggtgcttgaACTTGAACTGATCAACAATAACGACTACAACCATCCCGTGTACAATCCAGCATTCGGGGTCAAAGGTGATCTTTCAACCTATAAAGGAGTCCCATCACCGCAGATAAATCGCGTTTCGTTTAAGTATCCATCATCGCCGCTTCTCACGCAGTACCAAGATTTGTCTGATTTTGAAATGTGCAGCACGGAGAGTGTGTTGGCGTATCATCAGGAACGCTGTAAGAATGAGCACTGTGTATGTACACAGGTTCTTCATGTCGAGCTTGGGAAG GTTGTTGAAATAGTACTTGTTGACCAGGGTAATTTCGAGAATGCTCATGCGATGCACATTCACGGCTATAGATTCCAAGTAGTGGCCCAAGACACGCTGGGAGAGGAGACGACACTTGAGGAGGTCAAGCGACTAGATAAAGCAG gtAACATCACTCGCCGCACTCATAATGTACCCCACAAAGACACAGTCGCCCCGCTATCTGGTGGGTACGTCATTGTACGTTTCGTGGCAGATAACCCAGGATGGTGGCTGTTTCATTGTCATGTATCATTCCACTTCACG GCTGGCATGACGATGGTTATTCAAGTTGGTTCGGATAAAGACCTACCACCAGTTCCACGTAATTTCCCTCGATGTGGCGGTGACTGGCACCAAGATGATATCGGGTCCAATGTTCCTATTAAACCTGCCACCACTCCGAATTCTGCTTCCTACAATGGAAGATACCCGATGTTGTCACTCGCTGTGGCAGGCTGTGCTTTGTCTACCATTATCGGGATGTTGGCTTAA